A single region of the Deltaproteobacteria bacterium genome encodes:
- a CDS encoding ABC transporter ATP-binding protein — translation MTRSRMRTSCPGTWAAIEQSPRFGNFITRSREEAVSGIATRRIRMRRPMDAPSGRVNTVRRAGAIAVEGIVKRYGSRVALAGVTFDVGPGEIVGLLGPNGAGKSTMLSILATVLVADAGTATVAGHRLPVEACAARHVLGLVPQQTAVYPTLTATENLRFFARMQGLGGTAAAEAVRRALALIGLEGRADEPVWRFSGGMRRRLNLACGVLHEPRVLLLDEPTVGVDPQSRERIFAAVEALARAGAAVLYSTHDMEEAERLADRIVLLDRGGVAAAGTAAELVAAARLTPRLHLRTRGALRGGWLAHVTGARALDGTGSEVVVEIIDTAVVAGVLRAVAEAGGDVLELVLHRPSLADVFFALTGHGLRDDESPAAAAG, via the coding sequence ATGACGAGGTCGAGGATGCGGACCTCGTGCCCGGGCACCTGGGCCGCGATCGAGCAGAGCCCGAGGTTCGGGAACTTCATCACGCGGTCGAGGGAGGAGGCCGTGTCGGGCATCGCCACGAGAAGGATCCGCATGCGGCGTCCTATGGACGCGCCGTCCGGTCGCGTCAATACTGTTCGCCGTGCGGGCGCGATCGCGGTCGAGGGCATCGTCAAGCGCTACGGATCGCGCGTCGCGCTGGCCGGCGTCACGTTCGACGTCGGCCCCGGCGAGATCGTCGGACTCCTCGGGCCGAACGGCGCCGGGAAGTCGACGATGCTGTCGATCCTCGCGACCGTGCTCGTCGCCGACGCCGGCACGGCAACCGTCGCCGGCCACCGGCTGCCGGTCGAGGCGTGCGCCGCCCGCCACGTGCTCGGACTCGTCCCGCAGCAGACGGCCGTCTACCCCACCCTCACGGCCACCGAGAACCTCCGCTTCTTTGCCCGCATGCAGGGTCTCGGCGGGACCGCGGCTGCGGAGGCGGTGCGGCGCGCGCTGGCGCTCATCGGGCTCGAGGGGCGCGCCGACGAGCCCGTCTGGCGCTTCTCGGGCGGCATGCGCCGACGCCTGAACCTCGCCTGCGGTGTCCTGCACGAGCCGCGTGTCCTCCTGCTCGACGAGCCGACCGTCGGCGTCGACCCGCAGTCCCGCGAGCGCATCTTCGCGGCGGTCGAGGCGCTGGCACGGGCCGGGGCCGCCGTCCTGTACAGCACGCATGACATGGAGGAAGCCGAGCGCCTGGCGGACCGGATCGTCCTCCTGGATCGCGGCGGGGTCGCCGCGGCGGGAACCGCGGCCGAGCTGGTCGCCGCGGCCCGCCTGACACCGCGTCTCCACCTGCGGACGAGGGGCGCATTGCGGGGCGGCTGGCTCGCGCATGTGACCGGTGCCCGGGCGCTCGATGGCACGGGGAGCGAGGTCGTCGTGGAGATCATCGACACGGCCGTCGTGGCGGGCGTGCTCCGCGCCGTGGCGGAGGCGGGCGGCGACGTCCTGGAGCTCGTCCTCCACCGCCCGAGCCTCGCGGACGTCTTCTTCGCCCTCACCGGCCACGGTCTCCGCGACGACGAGAGCCCGGCCGCCGCGGCGGGCTGA